A window of Acropora muricata isolate sample 2 chromosome 3, ASM3666990v1, whole genome shotgun sequence contains these coding sequences:
- the LOC136912423 gene encoding leukocyte tyrosine kinase receptor-like has product MLKVNTNRRTQRPVVFCLSFNYKAKEECELLSDTAEQFVDGLSKRAGWIYGEIVTSLQWNKNGPPLQITFTTLGASGRTGPQKTTGYQGTPLEGKVTLDKGTQIWIVPTTGRYSITACGASGGNGKKKGNVEFTEGGKGAKIRGVFKLDAGEKLKILVGQQGISNAQAVGKLIPGGGGGGTFVIKGNDTPLVIAGGGGGGAGFESVNISLKGDDGQKKENGTRYGGYSGQGGKRSPSNPEGSGGGGYSGNGENSFTCTGGSSFLNGGAGGKSIAGVSDGGFGGGGAGTAFPGGGGGYSGGGVEKLGNGMKVAGGGGSYNRGAEQENSEGVRNGDGEVMMNLIG; this is encoded by the exons ATGTTAAAAGTAAACACTAACAGACGCACACAAAGGCCTGTTGTTTTCTGCTTGTCATTCAACTACAAAGCAAAGGAAGAGTGTGAACTGTTGAGCGACACCGCTGAACAATTTGTTGATGGTCTCTCAAAGAGAGCAGGGTGGATCTATGGGGAGATTGTTACTTCTCTTCAATGGAATAAGAACG GCCCACCCCTGCAAATAACGTTTACTACTCTCGGTGCCAGCGGCCGGACAGGCCCCCAGAAGACAACAGGATACCAAGGAACACCTCTGGAAGGCAAAGTTACACTGGATAAGGGGACCCAAATATGGATCGTACCGACAACAGGGAGGTACAGCATAACAGCCTGTGGCGCATCAGGTGGGAatggcaaaaagaaaggaaacgtAGAGTTCACGGAAGGTGGAAAAGGCGCGAAGATCAGAGGGGTTTTCAAATTAGACGCCGGAGAAAAGTTGAAGATCCTGGTAGGACAACAAGGGATATCGAATGCTCAAGCTGTGGGCAAACTTATTCCAGGTGGTGGGGGTGGTGGCACTTTTGTCATCAAGGGGAATGACACACCACTGGTTATCGCTGGCGGAGGAGGTGGGGGAGCCGGTTTCGAGTCTGTCAATATTTCCTTAAAAGGGGACGACGGGCAAAAGAAAGAGAATGGAACGCGGTATGGTGGTTACAGTGGCCAGGGGGGGAAGCGATCACCCAGCAATCCAGAAGGCTCCGGGGGAGGCGGATACAGCGGAAATGGGGAGAACTCGTTTACTTGCACTGGGGGAAGTAGCTTTCTAAACGGTGGTGCTGGGGGGAAAAGCATAGCCGGAGTCTCCGATGGAGGGTTTGGTGGCGGTGGGGCAGGCACTGCGTTTCCTGGGGGAGGTGGTGGTTATTCGGGTGGAGGAGTAGAGAAACTTGGCAATGGAATGAAGGTCGCGGGGGGTGGGGGATCGTATAATCGCGGGGCAGAACAAGAGAACTCTGAAGGAGTACGAAATGGAGACGGCGAGGTGATGATGAACTTGATTGGCTAA